In Gemmatimonadaceae bacterium, a single genomic region encodes these proteins:
- a CDS encoding DEAD/DEAH box helicase — translation MNASVADHVAGEKALAVARTLLARELLESETSPATIGDVTLHAHQREAVVRIRALLRTASGALLADSTGLGKTFVALALAHGFERVLIIAPAALRESWRQAIARTRVTASFVSLEALSRGAHSPLETADLMIVDEAHHLRNPRTKCYDAIAALCARSRVLLMSATPLQNRRDDLVAQLAVFLGDAAVTATDAELSRFIVRRRAEDRALRLPSVHGPRWIALPIADELLDDLLALPPPVPGADEGTAGALVRYSLVRQWSSSRAALVAALRRRVARAVALMTSLEAGRWPSRHQLAAWSYAEQAVQLAFPEMVTALGADQSDLSTMLEAVRHHADALRDLLIRLRDIPDPDPERASALIDICTAHRGTRIIAFTQYAETVSALSRLLMPRLPGVAALTARGGRVAGGRILRRDVLTQFAPRAGGSDVGAAERIDLLVTTDVVSEGLDLQRASVVVHLDLPWNPARLEQRVGRVRRLGSLHDAVFVYALAPPIDSERMLRVIERLEKKLGLAGRTVGLDSAVMPGALRFDETAPPELASETHALLQSWREPALAAGSPTISPIHAGVTADNDGFLALLAAGTERLLVAAVDGGGPSLDPAVVGRALTLCLGSARATHAAEIVLATEAIHSWWKDWSARGQLAVCSPAGARLRAHVAARIRSVLAEAPRHERPALTPLASRAQQALSISLGAGAERKLVALESAARRDAEWLGAIAALGDGRPARRTPQDLRILLIVLLRHSS, via the coding sequence GTGAACGCCTCTGTTGCCGATCACGTCGCCGGCGAAAAGGCACTCGCCGTGGCAAGAACGCTGCTCGCGCGCGAACTGCTGGAGTCGGAAACGTCGCCAGCGACAATCGGCGACGTCACGCTCCACGCGCATCAACGCGAGGCTGTGGTGCGGATCCGCGCGTTGCTGCGCACCGCGAGCGGGGCGCTTCTCGCCGATTCGACCGGGCTGGGCAAGACCTTCGTCGCGCTCGCACTGGCGCACGGATTTGAGCGAGTACTCATCATCGCGCCCGCCGCACTTCGCGAGTCGTGGCGCCAGGCGATCGCACGGACGCGGGTCACCGCGTCCTTTGTCTCGCTCGAGGCTCTGAGTCGCGGCGCACACTCGCCGCTCGAGACCGCCGATCTCATGATCGTCGACGAGGCGCATCATCTTCGGAATCCGCGAACGAAATGCTACGACGCCATCGCCGCCCTCTGCGCTCGGTCCCGCGTGCTGTTGATGAGCGCGACACCGCTCCAGAATCGTCGCGACGATCTCGTCGCGCAGCTCGCCGTCTTTCTCGGCGACGCCGCGGTGACGGCAACGGACGCCGAGCTGTCGCGGTTCATCGTACGTCGACGCGCCGAGGACCGAGCGCTCCGCCTTCCCTCCGTTCACGGACCGCGATGGATCGCGTTGCCAATCGCCGATGAGCTGCTCGATGATCTTCTCGCATTGCCTCCGCCGGTACCGGGCGCCGACGAAGGGACAGCCGGTGCGCTGGTGCGATACTCACTCGTGCGGCAGTGGTCATCGAGCCGCGCGGCACTGGTCGCTGCGCTGCGACGGCGTGTTGCGCGAGCGGTTGCACTGATGACGTCTCTCGAAGCGGGGCGGTGGCCCAGCCGACATCAATTGGCGGCATGGTCGTACGCGGAGCAAGCAGTGCAGCTGGCCTTTCCAGAAATGGTGACGGCGTTAGGCGCCGACCAGTCGGATTTATCGACGATGCTGGAGGCTGTGCGCCATCACGCGGATGCCTTGCGCGACCTCCTCATTCGGCTGCGAGACATTCCAGATCCGGATCCCGAGCGCGCGTCGGCGTTGATCGATATTTGCACGGCACATCGCGGGACACGCATCATCGCCTTCACCCAGTACGCGGAGACCGTGAGCGCCCTTTCGCGTTTACTCATGCCACGACTGCCCGGCGTTGCCGCGCTCACGGCGCGTGGAGGGCGGGTCGCCGGGGGCCGCATCCTGCGTCGCGACGTACTGACGCAATTCGCGCCACGCGCCGGTGGCTCGGACGTCGGTGCCGCGGAGCGAATCGATCTTCTGGTGACCACGGACGTAGTGAGCGAGGGCCTCGACCTCCAACGTGCCTCGGTCGTCGTACACCTCGATCTCCCATGGAACCCGGCTCGTCTCGAGCAACGGGTCGGTCGAGTTCGACGCCTTGGCTCGTTACATGACGCCGTCTTTGTTTACGCGCTTGCTCCACCAATCGACTCCGAGCGCATGCTTCGGGTCATTGAGAGACTCGAGAAGAAGCTCGGCCTCGCGGGCCGCACCGTCGGGCTGGACTCAGCGGTCATGCCCGGCGCGCTCCGGTTCGACGAGACCGCTCCACCCGAGCTGGCGAGCGAGACACACGCGCTGCTCCAGTCGTGGCGCGAGCCGGCGCTGGCGGCGGGTTCGCCGACGATCTCTCCGATCCACGCCGGCGTGACCGCAGATAACGACGGATTCCTCGCGCTGCTCGCGGCAGGCACCGAACGGCTGCTTGTCGCTGCCGTCGACGGCGGCGGGCCGTCACTCGACCCGGCCGTCGTCGGCCGCGCCCTCACTCTGTGCCTGGGCTCCGCGCGCGCGACCCATGCGGCCGAAATTGTGCTCGCGACGGAGGCCATCCACAGTTGGTGGAAGGATTGGTCCGCCCGAGGCCAGCTCGCCGTGTGCAGTCCCGCCGGTGCGCGCCTCCGCGCTCATGTCGCCGCCCGAATCCGGTCCGTTCTGGCCGAGGCGCCGCGTCATGAGCGGCCCGCTCTCACGCCGCTGGCGTCGCGCGCGCAGCAAGCGCTGAGTATATCGTTAGGCGCTGGCGCCGAACGGAAGCTCGTCGCGCTCGAGAGCGCTGCTCGTCGGGATGCCGAATGGCTAGGTGCGATCGCCGCACTCGGGGATGGCCGACCGGCGCGACGAACGCCCCAGGACCTGCGAATCCTGCTGATCGTGTTGTTGCGTCACTCGAGCTGA